In one Dreissena polymorpha isolate Duluth1 chromosome 7, UMN_Dpol_1.0, whole genome shotgun sequence genomic region, the following are encoded:
- the LOC127837664 gene encoding neurogenic differentiation factor 1-like has protein sequence MVKGHDNGNTDPADTPGSGDPVKGLFELSDVSSGTATIRRGADKPSHMDPEKNNAISNQKQLFVADAHFDRNSSKTNPQNHYLYENRQPQFNFKDVFKNDPQEENCSSDEDNDDLLSDAWGDFGQVYKGHSTRGKIKHKKETGEKVVRLNVNARERRRMHDLNETLDELRSVIPYAHSPSVRKLSKIATLLLAKNYIMMQANALDEMRRIIGCMNAAVPTVMNPNIGF, from the coding sequence CAATGGGAATACTGACCCAGCAGATACTCCAGGGAGTGGTGATCCTGTGAAAGGATTATTTGAATTATCGGATGTATCAAGCGGTACAGCGACAATCAGACGAGGTGCTGACAAGCCAAGTCATATGGATCCAGAGAAGAATAATGCAATATCGAATCAAAAGCAACTGTTTGTAGCCGATGCTCATTTtgaccgaaattcatcgaaaacAAACCCACAAAACCATTACCTTTATGAGAAtagacaacctcagttcaatttTAAGGACGTATTTAAAAATGATCCGCAAGAAGAAAATTGCAGCAGTGACGAAGATAATGACGACTTATTGAGTGATGCCTGGGGTGACTTTGGCCAGGTCTACAAAGGACACAGCACAAGAGGCAAAATCAAACACAAGAAAGAGACCGGTGAAAAAGTAGTCCGTTTGAATGTCAATGCGCGCGAGAGACGCCGGATGCATGATTTGAACGAAACTCTAGATGAACTGCGTTCTGTTATCCCTTACGCACATAGTCCGTCCGTACGCAAACTATCTAAGATTGCTACCCTGTTACTGGCCAAAAACTACATAATGATGCAGGCAAATGCACTGGATGAGATGCGACGTATCATAGGCTGTATGAATGCAGCGGTACCAACGGTGATGAATCCTAACATAGGCTTCTAG